In the Chloroflexota bacterium genome, GCTCGCTCTCATTAACCAGGTCCTCGATGAGCTGCTTGCAGAGCAAGAGGGCGAGTTCGACGCGGACACCCGGTGGGCGATCGCCTGGTACGAGCAGTTCGGCCTCGACGAGGCGGCCTACGGGACTGCGGAGACCTTGTCGAAGGCCAAGAACACGTCGGTCGCTGGCCTGGTCGAGGCCGGTATCGTGGTGGCCTCGCGCGGACGCGTACGCCTCCTGGCTCGCGACGAGTACAGCCCGAACTGGGACCCGGCAACGGACGCACGCATTCCGGTTTGGGAGGCGACGCAGAGGCTCGTTCACGTGCTGCTGACCCATGGCGAGGCGGCTGCGGGCGACCTCCTTGCGCGCCTCGGCGGGCTTGGTGACACCGCCCGCGACCTTGCCTACCGCATGTACCACGTCGTCGAGCGCAAGGGCTGGACCGACGAGGCCCGGGCATACAACGCGCTCGTCGTGGCCTGGACTGACCTGTCCCGTGGCGCGGAGTCGGCCCGGGCTGCTCAGCCGGCACAGACGAGCCTCGGGCTCGAGTAGGGGACCCACGATGGCGCTGTCGAACAAGGAGCGGATCGGGCGGATGCTCGACGGACTCGCGGCTGGGCTGAAGCCGGTCGTCGAGCAGGCCTTCACGAAGGCCTACGGCTCTGCGTGGGTCTCGACCGTCGAGGCGGCGAAGGGACCGGGTGCTGGCTCCTCCGACCCCAACGACCCTCAGTTCCTTCTCAACGCCATCTGGTTCCATTGGCAGGACACGCTGGGTAAGACGCTCGGCATGGCCGAGAAGAACTACGTTGCTGAGCTGCGCTTGACCCGCAACCGCTGGGCCCATCCGGGCGAGAAGCCGTTCACGGGAGACGATGTCTATCGCGCCTACGACACCGCCGAGCGCCTCCTCCGCTCGGTCGCCGCACCCCAGGCCGACGAGCTCGCGAGGACGAAGGCGACGATCCTCATGGAGAACGCTGTCTCCCAGGCGAAGGAGAAGCAGAAGGCGACCACGGCCGCTCCGGTCGCCGCGGAACCACTCAAGGGACTCGCGGGGTGGCGGAGCCTCGCCACCCCACATCCGGATGTCGCCGCCGGCCGGTATCGCCAGGCGGAGTTCGCCGCGGACCTCGCCCAGGTCGCGCGTGGCGAAGGTGCCAAGGAATACGTCGATCCCCGCGAGTTCTTTGCGCGGACGTATCTCACCGAGGGTCTCCGGCTCCTGCTGACCGGCGCGCTTCGGCGATTGACCGGGACGGGTGGTGAGTCGGTCGTCGACCTCCAGACGACGTTTGGCGGCGGCAAGACGCACTCGATGCTGGCGCTCTGGCACCTGGTTGACCCGGCGACTCCGATCACGAGCCTGCCGGGGCTCGAGGGCGTGATCACGGAGGCGAAGGTCTCGGCGCTCCCGAAGGTGACCCGTGCAGCGATCGTCGGAACGGCGCTCTCGCCGATCACCCCGCGGGTCGTCGAGGGGACGGAGATCCGCACGCTTTGGGGTGAGCTCGCATGGCGCCTCGGGGGCGCGGCTGCGTTTGCGACCGTCGCGGATGCCGATCGCACCGGTGTTCCACCTGGCGCTGATGCTCTCCGCTCGCTCCTCGCGGCCCATGCACCCGTAGTCGTCCTCATCGACGAATGGGTCACGTACGCCCGGCTCCAGTGGGGCAAGGACGACCTTCCGGGCGGCACCTTCGACGCTGCCTTGTCGTTCGCTCAGCAGCTGACCGGCGCGGTCGATCAGGTCCCGGGCGCGCTCCTGGTCGTGTCTCTCCCGTCGTCGGCGATCGAGGTCGGCGGCGAGGGTGGCCAGAAGGCACTCGCCTCGCTCAAGCACGTCGTCCACCGGGTGGACGCGCCGTGGCGCCCTGCTGCGGCCCAGGAGTCCTTCGAGATCGTCCGGCGGCGTCTCTTCGAGCCGCTGACAACCGAGGCGATCAAGGGCCGCGACGAGGTCGTCCAGCGATTCGGCGAGCTGTACGCCCAACACCAAGGCAGCTTCCCCGCGGAAACGAAGGAGAAGGCGTACCTCGAGCGCCTGCGGACCTGCTACCCGATCCACCCCGAGCTCTTCGACCGGCTCTTCGACGACTGGTCGACGCTCGAGCGATTCCAGCGGACCCGCGGCGTGCTGAAGTTGATGGCAGCGGTTGTCCACGCTCTGTGGGAGAAGCAAGACGGGAATCTGCTCATCTGGCCGGCCTCCATCCCGCTCGATGACACGATGGTCCTCCCGCAGCTGACGCAGTACCTCGACGATAGCTGGCAGCCGATCATCGAGACCGACGTCGACGGAACCTCATCGCTGCCGCTCCGGCTCGATCGGGAGAACGCAGGGACGTACGGTCGGTACTCGGCCGCCCGTCGAGTGGCACGCACCGTCTTCCTCGGCTCGGCGCCGCTGCCGGCTGCCGCGAACCGTGGCATCGACGATCGACGGATCCTCTTGGGCTCGGTCCAGCCGGGCGAAACGCCAGCGACCTTCGGCGACGCGCTCCGCAAGCTCGCTGGCCAGGCGACCTATCTCTATGAGCACAGCGGTCGCTACTGGTACGCGACCCAGCCGTCGGTCAACCAGCTCGCCCGCGACCGGGCGGAGCAGCAGGCCGACGACCGGGTCGATATGGAGATCGAGCGCCGGCTCAAGGGAGCCCTCGCCGACCGGGGCCCGTTCGCCCGCGTCCATCCGTCACCGAAGTCGGGGTCGGACGTGCCCGATGAAGACGAGGTCGCGCTCGTCGCGCTTGGGCCCGGTTATCCGCACGACGCCAAAGCCGCAACGTCGAAGGCCACCGCTGCAGCCGGCGAGATCCTAGCCTCCCGAGGAGCCGGCGCCCGCACGAACCAGAACATGCTCGTCTTCCTCGTGGCCGACCACCTCCGGCTCGCCGAGCTGACAACGGCGGTTCGCGAGTACCTCGCCTGGAGCTCGATCGTCGACGACGGCGAGGCCGGCCGCCTCAACCTCGACGCGTTCCAGCGCAACCAGGCCAAGTCGCAGCGCGATGGTGCCGATGAGAGCTCCCGCGCCCGGATCCCCGAGACCTACCAGTGGCTCCTCGTACCGGAGCAGGCTGACCCGCTGGCGAGGGTGGCGGTGCGCCCAGTCAAGGTGTCCGGATCGGACCCCCTGGCCGTCCGCGCCGGCGCCAAGCTCCGAAACGAGGAGCACCTGATCACCAAGTTCGGCGGCGTGAACCTCCGGCTCGTGCTCGACGGCGCGCTCAAGGAGAGGTGGACCGCCGACCACGCTTTCGGCCTGAAGCAGCTGTGGAGCTGGTTCGCCCAGTACCTGTACCTGCCTCGCCTGAGGGACATCTCCGTCC is a window encoding:
- a CDS encoding DUF499 domain-containing protein, giving the protein MALSNKERIGRMLDGLAAGLKPVVEQAFTKAYGSAWVSTVEAAKGPGAGSSDPNDPQFLLNAIWFHWQDTLGKTLGMAEKNYVAELRLTRNRWAHPGEKPFTGDDVYRAYDTAERLLRSVAAPQADELARTKATILMENAVSQAKEKQKATTAAPVAAEPLKGLAGWRSLATPHPDVAAGRYRQAEFAADLAQVARGEGAKEYVDPREFFARTYLTEGLRLLLTGALRRLTGTGGESVVDLQTTFGGGKTHSMLALWHLVDPATPITSLPGLEGVITEAKVSALPKVTRAAIVGTALSPITPRVVEGTEIRTLWGELAWRLGGAAAFATVADADRTGVPPGADALRSLLAAHAPVVVLIDEWVTYARLQWGKDDLPGGTFDAALSFAQQLTGAVDQVPGALLVVSLPSSAIEVGGEGGQKALASLKHVVHRVDAPWRPAAAQESFEIVRRRLFEPLTTEAIKGRDEVVQRFGELYAQHQGSFPAETKEKAYLERLRTCYPIHPELFDRLFDDWSTLERFQRTRGVLKLMAAVVHALWEKQDGNLLIWPASIPLDDTMVLPQLTQYLDDSWQPIIETDVDGTSSLPLRLDRENAGTYGRYSAARRVARTVFLGSAPLPAAANRGIDDRRILLGSVQPGETPATFGDALRKLAGQATYLYEHSGRYWYATQPSVNQLARDRAEQQADDRVDMEIERRLKGALADRGPFARVHPSPKSGSDVPDEDEVALVALGPGYPHDAKAATSKATAAAGEILASRGAGARTNQNMLVFLVADHLRLAELTTAVREYLAWSSIVDDGEAGRLNLDAFQRNQAKSQRDGADESSRARIPETYQWLLVPEQADPLARVAVRPVKVSGSDPLAVRAGAKLRNEEHLITKFGGVNLRLVLDGALKERWTADHAFGLKQLWSWFAQYLYLPRLRDISVLEGAVRDGSSSLLWRSETFAYAAAREAPGEYRGIVAGRLADTPVTSTSLIVDGSVLPDPLPGVEPPKPPPPGPGPGPEPVRRVRRFHGEVSLGDPRRPIPELTKIVDEVIDRLAQQTDVRLHVTLHVEAEHSAADGFADDTVRTISENAKTLRFRDFGWEKE